One genomic region from Prionailurus bengalensis isolate Pbe53 chromosome C1, Fcat_Pben_1.1_paternal_pri, whole genome shotgun sequence encodes:
- the TWIST2 gene encoding twist-related protein 2: MEEGSSSPVSPVDSLGTSEEELERQPKRFGRKRRYSKKSSEDGSPTPGKRGRKGSPSAQSFEELQSQRILANVRERQRTQSLNEAFAALRKIIPTLPSDKLSKIQTLKLAARYIDFLYQVLQSDEMDNKMASCSYVAHERLSYAFSVWRMEGAWSMSASH, encoded by the coding sequence ATGGAGGAGGGCTCCAGCTCGCCCGTGTCCCCCGTGGACAGCCTGGGCACCAGCGAGGAGGAGCTCGAGAGGCAGCCCAAGCGCTTCGGCCGGAAGCGGCGCTACAGCAAGAAGTCGAGCGAAGATGGCAGCCCGACCCCGGGCAAGCGCGGCAGGAAGGGCAGCCCGAGCGCGCAGTCCTTCGAGGAGCTGCAGAGCCAGCGCATCCTGGCCAACGTGCGCGAGCGCCAGCGCACCCAGTCGCTGAACGAGGCCTTCGCGGCGCTGCGCAAGATCATCCCCACGCTGCCCTCGGACAAGCTCAGCAAGATCCAGACGCTCAAGCTGGCCGCCAGGTACATAGACTTCCTCTACCAGGTCCTGCAGAGCGACGAGATGGACAATAAGATGGCCAGCTGCAGCTACGTGGCCCACGAGCGCCTCAGCTACGCCTTCTCCGTGTGGCGCATGGAGGGCGCGTGGTCCATGTCGGCCTCCCACTAG